From the Trifolium pratense cultivar HEN17-A07 linkage group LG4, ARS_RC_1.1, whole genome shotgun sequence genome, the window TCAGTTTTAGGCCTTCGATTAGAACATATAATATTCTTTTTGGCGCACTTTTGAGTAAAGGATACAACACGGATATAAACCTTGTGTATATGGAAACTATGAGAGGTCTATTTAAGCAAATGGTTAATGATGGGATAGAACCTGATGTTTTTTCATTAAATTCTATGATAAAAGGTTACGTGCTTTCTCTTCATGTTAATGATGCGTTAAGGATATTTCATCAGATGGGTGTGGTTTATGATTGCCAACCCAATTCTTTAACTTATGATTACTTGATTCATGGGTTGTGTGCCAAAGGAAGAACAGAGAATGCCAAAGAATTGTATCATGAAATGAAGACTAAAGGTTTTGTCCCGAATAGTAAAACTTATAATTCGCTTGTCAGTTCTTTGGCACTCGTCGGAGAAGTTGAGGAGGCAGTAAATTTTCTATGGGAGATGACTGAAAAGCAAAGATCAGTTGATTTTATTACATATAGGACTGTATTGGATGAGATATGTAGACGAGGAAGAGTTGAAGAGGCCATGAAGTTTTTGCAGGAGTTGCAAGAAAAGGACCTTGTAGATGGCCATACTTACAGGAAGCTTCTGCACGTGCTTGAAGATGATTATGGGAATTCAGAAAACAGAATTGATTCAGGTGCTCTAATCATAGATCTTTTACCAGTATAATTAGTTTTTACTATAGTTCTTGGCTTCTTGCATGTTATGTGTCAAGTTTCTCAATGTTATTGTGTGGCCTGTCATTtgtttatttgagcttatctactgacataagcacttgtCAGACTGTTAGAgaacttatggaaacaacttatgacatgtccataagttgttttcagcttattaaCATAAAGTctctaggatagcttatgaaaatagcttatagtttaaatgaaaacagtttgactttattttatcttttgttatagaaataaacacttatgctataagctattaagttgtttattcaaGCAGGGTAGAAAATGCATGTCCTAAACAAGGGATTTGTGTGACTAACATGGGGTTTATAACCTGATACAGTattttcaagtttcaacataTTATGCCATCATACAGTCGTAAAATATTGATAGAgaaatttgttttcctttcatTATTACTATTTTCTTTAGGTGAGACATGGAATGTCTCTGATAAATTACGATTGTTGTATCTATGTATATTTCAGGTCCAGCTTGAAAAATTACAACTATTGTATCTATGTATATTTCAGGTCCAGCTTTAATTCCACCCGGAAAATCTTGGTAAACTATTGGATCTGTTTGGCACAAAGTCCTCATAATTCATAAGGTGCAGAGTTTGTCAGATCTTAGAATCCAAAGAAAGGGCCCTTCTGAGAAATGTAGCTGACTTCAAGGTTGAAAACTTGAATCGAGTATGGATCCATTCTTTCAACTGCAAAACCTGAACATAGTTGTGTGTGAGCTCATTGTAATGAACCTGGATGATCAGATTTGTTATGGCTTGAAATTGGATCCTACTAAAATTCTTGAAGAAGTTACTGCTTCTTGATCAATATAGACAATTGACTTTGCAATATGCTTTTGGTGGTAGTGTAATTTCCAGAATAATGGTTAGACAGGGTTGTATAAGATAAGATATCTCTGCCTTGCATTCTCTGCCGTCTAAAACTAGATTGGTTATCAACCTTGATAGAAATTCCTTCCATAATGCTTGAAAGTTGCATCCTTCTTGGCCAGGGTATATTTCACcaacacttcagattgaagatGTGTTTGGTGTCTAACTCTAATGTGTGTTGGTGTCCAATTTTAACATGACACCGACATATGTGGTTAcatcgtgtttttttttttcttttcaaattattatcaatgtTACTGTGTCAATGTCAATGCCGTATTCAGTGCCCATGTCCCTGTTTGTGATTCATAACCAGGATGGAGAATGGTCTTGCAATGAGCTTTCAATGGAAACTGCAGGATGGTTCTTAATTTACGTTCTGTGCCACATCAGGAAAAAGTCTAGCCCTACCCTTCTTGCAAGGAAATGATGGTGTCGGCCATGTACAGCTGGTGAAAGCGAAAGTTCAAGTTCATTCACTAGGATGGTGCTTCTAGACTGGCTGAACGTTTAACCTGTGCTTTGGCTCCTATCCTATCAATTAGGACTGTTCATGGTTCGGTTCACAGAGAAAACTGAACCAAACCGAATCGGACCGAACTGTCACAACAGTTCTATATAACTGAACTGAACTGTCAATAATTTGGCACGAACCGAACTGAACTGTTATAACAGTTAAGTGAACCGGTTCAGTACttccaaaccaaaccgaaccaaaaCTGAAAAATTGAACCAATGTAGACTTGAAAACTGCGAAACCGAAAATAgtggaaaattaaaaatatccaCATTATTTCTGGGAGCATAGGAATTGAACTGTCATAAGACTCATAACCGttctataaatttaaattaggtacctcaatttttatttttggtccaGAAATTAGGTACTGTGTAGTGAATTCAGGTCTTTGAGCCTTCAAAGTTGGGCCTTCACTTTCCATCTTTGAGCCTTCAACTACACAGTACCGAGAACTAGTTTTGAACTTACGGCGTGAATTCATGGATATATAGTTCTAAAGCTTGATGATGGCGGTTCATGAAGACTCTTTGCTGAACAAGTGATCATCATATCAGATGCTTGTTAATTGTTTGAGAAGAGAACTAAACTGTGATTTACTTATTTTGGGTTtgtgtttatgattttttttttccagttcGGTTCTCACAGTTCAGTAGAGAACTGTGCTTCAAATATTGGTTCGTTTCGTGAACTTCTACAACGGTATTCAGTTATTTTCGGTTCAGTTCAGTACAGTTCGGCGGTTCGGTTCGCTTCAACAGTTATTTTGGCCACTCCTACTATCAATAAATAGACACCGAGGTCATTCAGTAGAAGGGTAAGTCTGAAACATTACTCTCAAGACATTATACTCCATGTTAGTTAGTTGTTACTTTTTGTGTTTGTACGTGGTGTTTGTACGCTAAATTGTCTCGTGCCTTGATCATATCGCCACCCCACGAGCTCAGTCATTGTCTCGTGCATATGAATAATTACCATTTAGGAAAGATAATTCTTAAATGTGTTTTAGATTTTCAAAGAGATTAATTTATGTAGTTGAATACAAATGATACCCTTAGAAACAAAAATGGTGTTTGTACAAGTTTAATGAAAATTAGTAACAACTTATTAATTGTTTGCAggatttagtttttattttccacATCTgtagttataataattatttctaGTGTGCAAGTTGCACTTTtttttaggctaaattgcacttttggccccctaagtttcagaaagttgtgattttggccccttatgtttcgaataattttcataaacaaatatagtgattcatggtttagtcatttgatattaaaaaaagcaacaaaattatttggataacacgctatacagcccgtaaattagtagatttacacaaaaaaatgggtgattattttttatagtgaaaaaaaagttaccctattttttaagaagatacattgattgagttattttttatgagaaaatatgatgattcaatatttagatatttaataaaaaaaaatagaaaaa encodes:
- the LOC123919992 gene encoding pentatricopeptide repeat-containing protein At2g27800, mitochondrial-like codes for the protein MLSFGRNCFKYCSTHFTSNENLCLQKKFPKLFGENSQFSVLIPLICINSHYHSTKAPSRSYRRRARNRFLKANKPILDQAKFQFAQSQLLPRFTPEELCNVIANQRDPLVCLELFHWASHQPRFRHDVSTFHVTVKKLGDAKMYQEMDDIVNQLLAVPSIGSEALFNMIIYYFTEARKLTRAVVVFKHMKSSRNPNFSFRPSIRTYNILFGALLSKGYNTDINLVYMETMRGLFKQMVNDGIEPDVFSLNSMIKGYVLSLHVNDALRIFHQMGVVYDCQPNSLTYDYLIHGLCAKGRTENAKELYHEMKTKGFVPNSKTYNSLVSSLALVGEVEEAVNFLWEMTEKQRSVDFITYRTVLDEICRRGRVEEAMKFLQELQEKDLVDGHTYRKLLHVLEDDYGNSENRIDSGPALIPPGKSW